In Thunnus maccoyii chromosome 3, fThuMac1.1, whole genome shotgun sequence, the following proteins share a genomic window:
- the LOC121893758 gene encoding inhibin beta B chain, with protein sequence MHLFTSVSRMISSFPYPAFLFLAPLLLKGLCVSGSPGCASCGLPATEKDAEERLMIELAKQQLLEKLHLKERPNITQTVPRAALLTALRKLHSGRVRQDGTLELENTIPVKDQGYEIVSFADISATESSDKASLSLTFQFLQEHGQSIQVLESSLWIYVRSSEDPHRDSRLPARVFLSAVGGVSPSNRTLVIEKMLEVRDSNWHTFPIKRTLQSFLDGGQRLLRLEVSCDEDGKNLCSLDDSADTPYQPFLVAQVRLRDNHSKHTLRKRSLRCGDDVTVCCKKDFYIKFKDIQWHDWIIAPEGYHMNYCMGQCLQHLSGSPGIASSFHATVFSQLKVNGINTGASSCCVPTERQPLSMVYFNSQHSIVKTDVPDMIVESCGCT encoded by the exons ATGCATCTATTTACTTCAGTGTCAAGAATGATTTCATCTTTCCCATACCCAGCGTTTCTCTTTCTGGCACCCTTGCTGTTGAAGGGTCTCTGCGTTAGTGGCTCCCCGGGCTGCGCGTCCTGTGGCTTGCCGGCGACGGAGAAAGACGCAGAAGAACGGCTGATGATAGAGCTCGCCAAACAGCAACTTTTGGAGAAGCTGCACCTGAAAGAAAGACCAAACATCACTCAAACGGTGCCCCGGGCGGCGCTCCTCACCGCGCTTCGCAAACTGCATTCGGGGCGAGTCAGACAGGATGGTACTCTTGAACTAGAAAACACCATACCTGTCAAAGATCAAGGCTATGAAATAGTGAGCTTTGCAGATATAA GTGCGACAGAGAGCAGTGATAAGGCCAGCCTCAGCCTTACATTCCAGTTTCTGCAGGAACATGGCCAGAGTATCCAGGTCCTCGAGTCTTCTCTCTGGATTTATGTCCGCTCCTCTGAGGACCCTCACCGGGACTCCCGCCTCCCTGCCCGCGTCTTCCTTTCGGCAGTTGGCGGGGTATCACCCTCTAACCGCACCTTGGTGATAGAAAAGATGCTCGAGGTCCGGGACAGTAACTGGCACACCTTCCCCATCAAACGCACCCTGCAGTCCTTCCTGGATGGTGGCCAACGCCTGCTGCGTCTGGAGGTTAGTTGTGACGAGGATGGAAAGAACCTTTGTTCCCTTGATGACTCTGCTGATACACCGTACCAACCCTTTCTGGTGGCCCAGGTGCGTCTCCGTGATAACCACTCCAAACACACTCTCAGAAAGCGCTCTCTGCGTTGTGGTGATGATGTGACTGTGTGCTGCAAGAAAGACTTCTACATCAAGTTCAAGGATATCCAGTGGCATGACTGGATCATTGCACCTGAAGGCTACCATATGAACTACTGCATGGGTCAGTGCCTCCAACATCTGTCTGGTTCCCCAGGTATAGCATCCTCATTCCACGCCACTGTCTTCAGCCAGCTGAAAGTCAACGGCATTAACACAGGTGCCTCTTCATGCTGTGTTCCCACTGAGCGCCAGCCACTTTCCATGGTCTACTTCAACTCTCAGCACAGCATTGTCAAAACGGACGTCCCTGATATGATAGTTGAGTCCTGTGGATGTACATAA